One Parageobacillus sp. KH3-4 genomic region harbors:
- a CDS encoding deoxynucleoside kinase, whose amino-acid sequence MGTVPFIAVEGPIGVGKTSLAKAISERFHYHLVKEIVDENPFLGKFYENIEEWSFQTEMFFLCHRYKQLEEIDRDFLQQQKPIVADYHIMKNLIFAKRTLKSHHYKKYIKIYDVLTEGLPQPNMIIYLHASLETLLTRIRQRGRNFEKKIDPLYLQQLSADYEETFALFEQANPQIPVLRFNGDLLDFVQRKEDLYHIFEQVETVIKGVSSNELT is encoded by the coding sequence ATGGGAACAGTTCCATTTATCGCGGTAGAAGGACCGATTGGAGTTGGGAAAACTTCATTGGCAAAAGCGATTTCTGAACGCTTTCACTATCATTTAGTGAAAGAAATCGTCGACGAGAATCCATTTCTCGGGAAATTTTATGAAAATATCGAAGAATGGAGCTTCCAAACGGAAATGTTTTTCCTTTGCCACCGTTATAAGCAATTAGAAGAAATTGACCGTGATTTTCTTCAACAACAAAAACCGATTGTCGCCGATTATCATATAATGAAAAATTTAATTTTTGCCAAAAGAACATTAAAAAGCCACCATTATAAAAAATATATAAAAATTTATGATGTTTTAACAGAAGGTTTACCTCAACCAAATATGATTATTTACTTACATGCCAGTCTTGAAACATTATTAACCCGCATTCGTCAGCGCGGTCGCAACTTTGAAAAAAAAATCGATCCGCTTTACCTACAGCAACTTTCCGCCGATTATGAAGAGACATTTGCCCTATTCGAACAAGCAAATCCGCAGATTCCAGTTCTCCGATTCAACGGGGACTTGCTGGATTTCGTTCAACGGAAAGAAGATTTATACCACATATTTGAGCAAGTAGAAACTGTCATAAAGGGGGTTAGTAGCAATGAACTTACGTGA
- a CDS encoding HD-GYP domain-containing protein, producing the protein MIRVKLHQLQEGCILAEDIRGKTKKTIMPKNTVLTPYLLNVLEKFLIREVCVEPVLANGKPFNPAELLERREDDVTGDEQPIFLYLQAVQKYKKAFQSWQSGAPVDIGQIRDIIIPLFDRFIHNRKELLALHRYATKEDYLYHHAVSVGLLSGFLAKQLDYSKGDCYQIALAGILSDCGMAKVDKRILTKKSAFTAHEYEEMKQHTVFGYRMIQKIKTLKEGVKLAVLQHHERNDGTGYPFGIRDQQIHPYSKIVAVADVYHAMTSERLYRSKQSPFKALEKIQIEQFGKLSMEAIQILLDNLINFHVGTVVKLSNGEMAEIVFIQREAPTRPIVKIVNKDEFLSLSEHRDIYIEEVVYNN; encoded by the coding sequence ATGATCCGGGTAAAACTTCACCAGCTGCAAGAAGGATGTATTCTCGCTGAAGACATACGAGGCAAGACCAAAAAGACAATCATGCCTAAAAATACTGTGCTGACACCATATTTATTAAATGTGTTGGAAAAATTTTTAATTAGAGAAGTGTGTGTTGAACCGGTTCTGGCAAATGGAAAACCATTTAATCCGGCTGAATTGCTTGAACGGCGCGAAGATGATGTCACTGGCGATGAACAGCCGATATTCCTTTATTTACAAGCAGTTCAAAAATATAAAAAAGCGTTTCAATCGTGGCAATCCGGTGCTCCTGTCGATATAGGACAAATAAGGGACATTATTATCCCTTTATTCGATAGATTTATACACAACCGCAAGGAATTACTGGCGTTACATCGTTATGCGACAAAGGAAGACTATTTATACCATCACGCTGTTAGCGTTGGACTATTATCGGGATTTTTGGCAAAACAATTAGATTATAGTAAAGGTGACTGTTATCAAATTGCGCTGGCGGGTATATTATCTGACTGCGGCATGGCAAAGGTAGACAAAAGAATTTTGACAAAAAAATCAGCGTTTACTGCTCACGAATATGAAGAAATGAAACAGCATACAGTGTTCGGCTATCGAATGATCCAAAAAATAAAGACCTTAAAAGAAGGGGTAAAATTAGCCGTATTACAGCATCATGAACGCAATGATGGAACTGGCTATCCGTTTGGAATTCGTGACCAGCAAATTCACCCGTACAGCAAAATAGTAGCTGTAGCTGACGTTTATCATGCGATGACGTCCGAACGTCTTTATCGGTCAAAACAATCCCCTTTTAAAGCGCTCGAAAAAATTCAAATTGAACAATTTGGCAAATTAAGCATGGAAGCGATACAGATATTACTAGATAATTTAATAAATTTTCATGTAGGGACAGTTGTCAAATTGTCAAACGGCGAAATGGCAGAAATCGTTTTTATACAGCGGGAAGCGCCGACAAGACCGATTGTTAAAATTGTAAATAAAGACGAATTTCTTTCTTTAAGTGAACATCGGGATATTTATATTGAGGAAGTTGTTTATAACAACTAA
- a CDS encoding serine hydrolase, with translation MKRIKQKIIISFLMICFCFHFLPFQAAKAAGDPLDIEADAAILVDANTGRILYQKNIDTVLGIASMTKMMTEYLLLEAIKEKRVKWDQQYTPSDYVYRLSQDRALSNVPLRKDEKYTVRELYEAMAIYSANAATVAIAEIVGGSEQNFVKMMNEKAKQLGLQGYKFVNATGLSNKDLKGFQPEGMGEHEENVMSARAIATLAYHLLKEHPEVLKTASVAHKVFREGTDDEIKMDNWNWMLPGLVHAYEGVDGLKTGYTEFAGYCFTGTAERNGVRFITVVMNAKSNGKSTIEARFEQTRKLLDYGFSNYSMKKLYPKGYELKGKSVLPVVKGKEKSVAIATDKPLSLVVKNGEEKNYRPVYVFDKKKLTANGELTAPVKKGEKVGYMTLQYKGEGEYSFLSPEMKKNVSVDIIAKSNVEKANWFVLTMRGIGGLFGDVWTSVVKTVKGWF, from the coding sequence GTGAAGAGGATAAAGCAAAAAATAATTATTAGTTTCTTGATGATTTGTTTCTGTTTTCATTTTCTACCATTCCAAGCGGCAAAAGCAGCAGGCGATCCATTGGACATTGAAGCTGATGCGGCGATACTTGTTGATGCAAATACAGGGAGAATTTTGTATCAAAAAAACATTGATACCGTTCTTGGTATTGCTAGCATGACAAAAATGATGACCGAGTATTTGCTGTTGGAAGCGATCAAAGAAAAGCGGGTAAAATGGGATCAGCAGTATACACCAAGTGACTACGTTTATCGTCTTTCGCAAGATCGCGCTTTATCGAACGTTCCGTTACGAAAAGATGAAAAATACACCGTTCGTGAGCTTTATGAAGCGATGGCGATTTATTCCGCCAATGCAGCTACGGTGGCCATTGCTGAAATTGTCGGCGGCTCGGAACAAAATTTTGTGAAAATGATGAATGAAAAAGCGAAACAGTTAGGGTTGCAAGGTTATAAATTTGTTAACGCCACCGGATTAAGCAATAAAGACTTAAAAGGATTTCAGCCAGAAGGAATGGGCGAACATGAGGAAAATGTCATGTCCGCTCGGGCGATTGCTACATTGGCATACCATTTGTTAAAGGAGCATCCGGAAGTGCTAAAAACAGCCAGTGTTGCTCATAAAGTATTCCGAGAAGGAACGGATGATGAAATTAAAATGGACAACTGGAACTGGATGCTGCCTGGACTAGTTCATGCATACGAAGGGGTCGATGGCCTAAAAACGGGTTATACAGAATTTGCAGGTTATTGTTTTACAGGAACGGCAGAGCGGAATGGCGTTCGTTTTATTACTGTTGTGATGAATGCGAAAAGTAATGGAAAGTCGACGATCGAAGCACGTTTTGAACAAACGAGAAAATTGCTTGACTATGGATTCAGCAATTATTCTATGAAAAAACTATACCCGAAAGGATATGAACTAAAAGGAAAATCGGTGTTGCCAGTAGTGAAAGGAAAAGAAAAATCTGTCGCTATCGCAACTGATAAGCCGCTTTCTCTCGTCGTGAAAAACGGAGAGGAAAAAAATTATCGTCCTGTTTATGTTTTCGATAAAAAGAAATTGACCGCCAACGGCGAGCTAACCGCACCGGTGAAAAAAGGAGAAAAAGTCGGATATATGACATTGCAATATAAAGGAGAAGGGGAATATAGTTTTTTAAGTCCAGAAATGAAAAAGAATGTAAGTGTTGATATTATTGCAAAAAGCAATGTTGAAAAGGCAAACTGGTTTGTGCTTACAATGAGAGGAATCGGCGGGTTGTTTGGCGATGTATGGACAAGCGTGGTAAAAACGGTTAAAGGTTGGTTTTAA
- the serS gene encoding serine--tRNA ligase translates to MLDVKYLRNHFQEVRERLLKRSGDLANIDRFEELDKKRRELIAKAEELKNKRNEVSQQIAVLKREKKDADHLIAEMREVGDRIKAMDDEIRRVEEELNALLLSIPNVPHESVPVGKSEEDNVEVRKWGEPRSFSFEPKPHWDIADQLGILDFERAAKVTGSRFVFYKGLGARLERALINFMLDVHVEEFGYQEILPPYLVNRSSMTGTGQLPKFEEDAFRIETEDYFLIPTAEVPVTNLHRDEILSAEDLPIYYVAYSACFRAEAGAAGRDTRGLIRQHQFNKVELVKFVKPEDSYDELEKLTHQAERILQLLGLPYRVVCLCTGDLGFSAAKTYDIEVWLPSYGTYREISSCSNFEAFQARRANIRFRREPKSKPEYVHTLNGSGLAIGRTVAAILENYQQEDGTVVIPEVLRPYMGNKEVIR, encoded by the coding sequence ATGCTTGATGTGAAATATTTACGCAATCATTTTCAAGAAGTAAGAGAAAGGCTTCTAAAGCGCAGCGGGGATTTAGCAAATATTGACCGTTTTGAAGAGCTCGACAAAAAACGCCGCGAATTAATCGCAAAAGCAGAAGAACTAAAAAATAAACGAAATGAAGTATCCCAACAAATCGCCGTGTTAAAACGAGAAAAAAAAGATGCCGATCATCTCATTGCCGAGATGCGGGAAGTCGGGGATCGCATTAAAGCAATGGATGACGAAATCCGCCGAGTGGAAGAAGAATTAAATGCGCTGTTATTGTCCATTCCAAACGTTCCTCATGAATCGGTACCTGTCGGTAAGTCGGAAGAAGATAACGTCGAAGTTCGCAAATGGGGGGAACCGCGTTCGTTTTCGTTTGAGCCGAAACCGCACTGGGATATCGCTGATCAGCTCGGCATCCTTGATTTTGAACGGGCTGCGAAAGTAACGGGAAGCCGCTTTGTCTTTTATAAAGGACTCGGTGCCCGCCTAGAGCGCGCGTTAATTAACTTTATGCTCGATGTTCATGTCGAAGAGTTCGGTTATCAAGAAATATTGCCTCCGTATCTTGTCAATCGGTCGAGCATGACAGGGACAGGGCAATTGCCAAAGTTTGAAGAAGACGCGTTTCGTATCGAAACAGAAGATTACTTTTTAATTCCGACGGCAGAAGTGCCTGTGACTAATTTACATCGCGATGAAATTTTATCGGCGGAAGATTTACCGATTTATTATGTTGCTTACAGCGCGTGTTTCCGTGCCGAAGCCGGTGCTGCCGGACGTGATACAAGAGGGCTTATTCGTCAGCATCAATTTAATAAAGTAGAACTTGTGAAATTTGTAAAACCGGAAGATTCGTATGACGAATTAGAAAAATTGACACATCAAGCGGAGAGAATTTTGCAGCTCCTTGGGCTTCCTTATCGGGTTGTATGTTTATGCACTGGTGATTTAGGGTTTTCGGCGGCAAAAACGTATGATATTGAAGTATGGCTGCCAAGTTATGGAACATATCGTGAGATTTCTTCTTGCAGCAATTTTGAAGCGTTCCAAGCACGGCGTGCTAACATTCGTTTCCGCCGTGAACCAAAATCGAAGCCGGAATATGTGCATACGCTCAACGGATCAGGATTAGCCATTGGCCGCACGGTAGCTGCCATTTTAGAAAATTACCAGCAAGAAGACGGCACCGTTGTCATTCCGGAAGTATTGCGCCCGTACATGGGAAATAAAGAGGTTATTCGATAA
- a CDS encoding glycoside hydrolase family 18 protein gives MQIHVVQSGQTLSGIAQAYNTTPEEITRANELPNPNDLVVGQAIVIPIVGRFYWVQRGDSLWSISRRFSIPMQQLAEINRISLNSPLQVGQRLYIPPRTKRRAEFNGYIEPRGTTVSPALEARARQAAPYLTYLAPFQFQIQRNATLREPPLNNFPSIARANRVTLIMVVTNIENEQFSDELGALILNNEQLQNRLLDNITTTAKKYGFRDIHFDMEYLRPEDREAYNAFLRKAKRRFEREGWLMSTALAPKTSATQKGRWYEAHDYRAHGQIVDFVVIMTYEWGYSGGPPMAVSPIGPVRRVLEYAISEMPASKIMMGQNLYGYDWTLPYVPGGPYARAISPQQAIRLASQYNVAIEYDTNAQAPHFRYRDENGKEHEVWFEDARSIQAKFNLVKELGLRGISYWKLGLDFPQNWLLLTDNFTVVKR, from the coding sequence ATGCAAATTCACGTCGTACAAAGCGGGCAGACGTTAAGCGGAATTGCTCAAGCGTATAATACGACTCCGGAAGAAATTACTCGGGCAAACGAGCTTCCAAATCCAAATGATCTTGTTGTCGGTCAAGCGATTGTTATTCCGATTGTTGGCCGTTTTTATTGGGTTCAGCGCGGTGATAGTTTATGGTCCATTTCTCGCAGATTTTCCATTCCTATGCAGCAGCTTGCGGAAATTAACCGCATTTCTCTCAATAGTCCGCTGCAAGTTGGACAACGTTTATATATTCCGCCAAGGACAAAACGGAGAGCCGAGTTTAACGGATACATTGAGCCGCGCGGAACGACTGTCAGCCCAGCGCTGGAGGCAAGAGCCCGTCAAGCTGCCCCGTATTTAACATACTTAGCTCCGTTTCAGTTTCAAATTCAGCGAAACGCAACACTCAGAGAACCGCCGTTAAATAATTTTCCATCTATCGCCCGCGCCAACCGCGTTACTTTAATTATGGTCGTTACCAATATCGAAAACGAACAGTTTAGCGATGAGCTAGGAGCGCTCATTTTAAACAACGAACAATTGCAAAACCGCTTATTGGACAACATTACAACAACAGCGAAAAAGTACGGATTTCGCGATATTCACTTTGATATGGAATATTTACGTCCTGAAGACCGCGAAGCGTATAACGCGTTTTTGCGAAAAGCAAAGCGTCGGTTTGAACGCGAAGGGTGGCTGATGTCCACCGCCTTAGCACCAAAAACGAGCGCGACACAAAAGGGGCGCTGGTACGAAGCACACGATTACCGCGCCCACGGCCAAATTGTTGATTTTGTCGTCATTATGACATACGAATGGGGATATAGCGGCGGACCGCCAATGGCGGTTTCCCCAATCGGCCCTGTTCGGCGCGTGCTCGAATATGCCATTTCCGAAATGCCTGCTTCTAAAATTATGATGGGACAAAACTTATACGGATACGATTGGACGCTTCCATACGTGCCGGGCGGGCCATATGCGCGGGCGATTAGCCCGCAGCAAGCGATCCGCCTTGCTTCCCAATACAATGTCGCCATTGAATATGACACAAACGCGCAAGCTCCTCATTTCCGTTATCGGGATGAAAACGGAAAAGAACACGAAGTTTGGTTTGAAGACGCCCGCTCAATTCAAGCAAAATTCAACTTAGTAAAAGAACTCGGCCTACGTGGAATTAGCTATTGGAAACTAGGATTAGATTTCCCACAAAATTGGTTGCTATTAACAGATAACTTTACTGTTGTAAAAAGATAA
- the guaB gene encoding IMP dehydrogenase, with amino-acid sequence MWESKFAKEGLTFDDVLLIPAKSDVLPRDVDVTTKLSETLQLNIPIISAGMDTVTEAEMAIAMARQGGLGIIHKNMSIEQQAEQVDKVKRSERGVITDPFFLTPEHQVYDAEHLMSKYRISGVPIVNNAEEQKLVGIITNRDLRFIQDYSTKISDVMTKENLITAPVGTTLEEAEKILQKYKVEKLPLVDENGVLKGLITIKDIEKVIEFPNSAKDAKGRLLVGAAVGVTADTMIRVKKLVEANVDVIVVDTAHGHSKGVLETVRKIREQYPDLNIIAGNVATAEATRDLIEAGANIIKVGIGPGSICTTRVVAGVGVPQITAIYDCATEARKHGVPIIADGGIKYSGDIVKALAAGAHAVMLGSLLAGVSESPGETEIYQGRRFKVYRGMGSVAAMEKGSKDRYFQEDNKKFVPEGIEGRVPYKGPLADTIYQLVGGLRAGMGYCGTRNLEELREKTQFIRMTSAGLRESHPHDVQITKEAPNYSIS; translated from the coding sequence ATGTGGGAATCGAAATTTGCTAAAGAAGGATTAACGTTTGATGATGTGCTGCTTATTCCTGCTAAATCAGATGTATTGCCTCGCGATGTGGATGTGACGACAAAGTTGAGCGAAACGTTACAGTTGAACATCCCAATTATTAGTGCAGGAATGGATACGGTAACGGAAGCAGAAATGGCCATTGCCATGGCAAGACAAGGTGGACTTGGAATTATCCATAAAAATATGTCCATCGAGCAGCAAGCGGAGCAAGTAGATAAAGTGAAACGTTCGGAGCGAGGAGTCATTACGGATCCGTTTTTCTTAACCCCTGAACATCAAGTGTACGATGCTGAACATTTAATGAGTAAATATCGTATTTCTGGCGTGCCGATCGTCAATAACGCGGAAGAGCAAAAGCTTGTTGGCATTATTACAAACCGCGATTTACGATTCATTCAAGATTATTCCACGAAAATTTCCGATGTGATGACAAAAGAAAATTTAATCACGGCTCCGGTTGGAACGACGTTAGAAGAGGCAGAAAAGATTTTACAAAAGTACAAAGTCGAAAAGTTGCCGCTTGTAGATGAAAATGGGGTATTAAAGGGATTAATCACAATTAAAGATATCGAAAAAGTGATCGAATTTCCGAATTCTGCAAAAGACGCAAAAGGACGACTTCTTGTCGGGGCGGCTGTTGGCGTGACAGCTGATACGATGATTCGCGTGAAAAAACTGGTGGAAGCAAACGTTGATGTCATTGTCGTGGACACGGCGCACGGTCATTCCAAAGGTGTTCTTGAGACGGTTCGCAAAATTCGCGAACAATACCCAGACTTAAATATTATCGCGGGAAATGTCGCGACAGCGGAGGCGACACGCGATTTGATTGAGGCGGGAGCGAACATCATCAAAGTCGGCATTGGACCTGGGTCAATCTGTACGACGCGCGTTGTCGCGGGTGTCGGTGTGCCACAAATTACGGCAATATACGATTGTGCAACAGAAGCTCGTAAACACGGCGTTCCGATCATCGCTGACGGCGGAATTAAATATTCCGGCGACATTGTAAAAGCGTTGGCTGCAGGAGCGCATGCGGTCATGTTGGGAAGCCTTTTAGCCGGAGTATCAGAAAGCCCTGGAGAAACGGAAATTTATCAAGGAAGAAGATTTAAAGTGTATCGCGGCATGGGTTCTGTTGCTGCGATGGAAAAAGGAAGCAAAGACCGTTATTTCCAAGAGGATAATAAAAAATTCGTTCCTGAAGGGATTGAAGGACGCGTTCCTTACAAAGGACCTTTGGCTGACACGATTTATCAGCTTGTCGGCGGTTTGCGAGCAGGAATGGGATATTGTGGAACAAGAAATTTAGAGGAACTAAGAGAAAAGACCCAATTTATTCGCATGACGAGCGCAGGATTGCGCGAAAGCCATCCGCATGATGTACAAATTACGAAAGAGGCGCCAAACTACTCTATTTCTTAA
- a CDS encoding deoxynucleoside kinase encodes MNLREKYDIPANAVITIAGTVGVGKSTMTKALAKALNFRTSLEKVDTNPYLDKFYDNFERWSFHLQIYFLAERFKEQKRMFEYGGGFVQDRSIYEDAHIFAKMHFENGTMTAVDYETYTSLFQAMVMTPYFPHPDLLIYLEGSFEEVMKRIRERGRPMEQKTPISYWKEMYERYKKWINEFNACPVLRVNINEYDIIGEEQSIEPIIKKAATIIHEYHRITNNRRY; translated from the coding sequence ATGAACTTACGTGAAAAATACGATATTCCAGCGAACGCTGTCATTACGATTGCCGGAACAGTCGGTGTCGGTAAATCAACCATGACAAAAGCATTAGCAAAAGCGCTAAATTTTCGTACTTCATTGGAAAAAGTAGATACAAATCCATATTTAGACAAGTTTTATGATAATTTTGAACGGTGGAGCTTCCATTTGCAAATTTATTTTCTTGCCGAACGCTTTAAAGAACAAAAGCGAATGTTTGAATATGGCGGCGGTTTTGTTCAAGATCGATCTATTTACGAAGATGCGCATATTTTTGCAAAAATGCACTTTGAAAATGGAACAATGACAGCTGTGGACTACGAAACATATACGAGCTTATTTCAAGCGATGGTGATGACACCGTATTTCCCGCATCCTGATTTGCTTATTTATTTGGAAGGAAGTTTTGAGGAAGTGATGAAGCGCATTCGCGAGCGCGGGCGTCCAATGGAACAGAAAACACCGATATCATATTGGAAGGAAATGTATGAACGTTATAAAAAATGGATTAATGAATTTAACGCTTGCCCGGTTCTTCGCGTAAACATTAACGAATATGACATTATCGGAGAGGAACAGTCCATCGAGCCGATTATTAAAAAAGCGGCAACAATTATTCATGAATATCATCGCATAACAAATAACCGCCGTTATTAG
- the pdxT gene encoding pyridoxal 5'-phosphate synthase glutaminase subunit PdxT: MMKIGVLGLQGAVQEHVRSIEACGAEAVVVKKIEQLEEIDGLILPGGESTTMRRLMDKYGFIEPLKQFAAAGKPMFGTCAGLILLAKRIVGYDEPHLGLMDITVQRNSFGRQRESFEAELSIAGVADNFVGVFIRAPHIVEVGEDVEILAKYEGRIVAARQGQFLGCSFHPELTDDHRMTQYFLNMVKEAKV, from the coding sequence ATGATGAAAATCGGAGTGCTTGGCTTGCAAGGCGCCGTACAGGAACATGTCCGTTCCATTGAAGCGTGCGGTGCTGAGGCAGTGGTTGTAAAAAAAATCGAGCAGTTGGAGGAAATTGACGGACTTATTCTTCCTGGTGGCGAAAGCACGACGATGCGCCGCTTAATGGATAAATACGGATTTATCGAGCCGTTGAAACAATTTGCAGCGGCGGGAAAACCGATGTTCGGCACGTGCGCTGGCCTCATTTTGTTAGCAAAGCGAATTGTCGGCTATGACGAGCCGCATTTAGGATTGATGGATATTACGGTGCAACGCAATTCTTTTGGCCGTCAGCGGGAAAGTTTTGAGGCGGAGCTTTCCATCGCAGGAGTTGCTGATAACTTTGTTGGGGTGTTTATCCGTGCTCCCCATATTGTCGAAGTGGGAGAAGATGTGGAAATTTTGGCGAAATATGAAGGGCGTATTGTCGCGGCAAGACAAGGGCAATTTTTAGGATGCTCATTCCACCCTGAATTAACGGACGATCATCGCATGACGCAATATTTTCTCAATATGGTGAAAGAAGCGAAAGTATAA
- a CDS encoding YaaC family protein, protein MFDHGNISNKFVVFHSADIAQQLLRQCYVKQKRKDAVQKSYTNCYPFLYYLEHGQNFYSTASNAPLSIKPVLLFYGMVQFLKACLLTVDADYPESTSVLAHGVSTRKRKKQGYEFFDDEVKVQKNGLFTHFSEKMFHVKQPAGEKFRMITLLQRICELHQSFAIFNDEKILSIEIIHNSSRNTIAIPIEILDHYHMSLNRFIHYIEHEWHFSKTTFVKEEDRFIHIGIQSPLQPIGCEPLMFHLNGTYRIPTKREKIFMLPEVIAHYLLLYNLSMISRYETEWWSELLHAYSSNAYTLIVQFLSLTAEKVPLLLYEYLTHQLFPSSVHS, encoded by the coding sequence ATGTTTGATCACGGAAACATTTCCAATAAATTTGTCGTCTTTCATTCGGCAGATATCGCCCAACAACTGCTTCGTCAATGCTACGTAAAACAAAAAAGGAAAGATGCTGTTCAAAAAAGCTACACAAACTGCTACCCATTTCTTTATTATCTAGAACACGGACAAAACTTTTATTCAACTGCAAGCAATGCTCCTTTATCCATTAAGCCTGTTCTTTTATTTTACGGAATGGTGCAGTTTTTAAAAGCTTGCTTGCTTACAGTCGACGCAGATTATCCTGAATCTACTTCCGTTTTAGCACACGGAGTCTCCACAAGAAAAAGAAAAAAACAAGGATATGAATTTTTCGATGATGAAGTCAAAGTACAAAAAAACGGATTATTTACTCATTTTTCTGAAAAAATGTTTCATGTGAAACAACCAGCAGGAGAAAAATTTCGGATGATTACGTTGCTCCAGCGCATATGCGAACTACATCAATCATTCGCTATATTTAACGATGAAAAAATATTATCTATAGAAATTATACATAACTCTTCCCGCAATACTATTGCGATTCCGATAGAAATTTTAGACCATTATCATATGTCGTTAAATCGGTTTATTCATTACATAGAGCATGAATGGCACTTTTCCAAAACTACTTTTGTGAAAGAGGAAGATCGTTTTATTCACATTGGAATTCAATCGCCACTACAACCGATTGGATGTGAACCATTGATGTTTCATTTAAATGGAACATACCGCATTCCGACAAAGAGAGAAAAAATATTTATGTTGCCGGAAGTGATCGCGCATTATTTATTGCTATATAACTTAAGCATGATTTCCCGATACGAAACGGAATGGTGGAGCGAGTTATTGCATGCTTACTCAAGTAATGCATATACATTGATTGTCCAATTTTTATCTTTAACTGCAGAGAAAGTGCCTTTATTGCTTTATGAATATTTAACACACCAGCTGTTTCCAAGCTCCGTTCATTCATAA
- the pdxS gene encoding pyridoxal 5'-phosphate synthase lyase subunit PdxS, translating into MAITGTDRVKRGMAEMQKGGVIMDVVNAEQAKIAEAAGAVAVMALERVPADIRAAGGVARMADPTVIEEVMKAVSIPVMAKARIGHYVEARVLEALGVDYIDESEVLTPADEEFHIDKRQFTVPFVCGCRDLGEAARRIAEGASMLRTKGEPGTGNIVEAVRHMRKVNAQIRKVVSMSEDELVTEAKNLGAPVEVLREIKRLGRLPVVNFAAGGIATPADAALMMHLGADGVFVGSGIFKSENPEKYARAIVEATAHYEDYELIAHLSKGLGGAMRGIDVASLLPEQRMQERGW; encoded by the coding sequence ATGGCGATTACAGGTACAGATCGTGTCAAACGGGGAATGGCGGAAATGCAAAAGGGCGGCGTCATCATGGACGTGGTGAATGCGGAACAAGCGAAAATCGCGGAGGCAGCCGGTGCGGTAGCGGTGATGGCATTGGAACGTGTCCCTGCTGATATTCGCGCCGCCGGCGGTGTCGCGCGCATGGCAGATCCGACGGTCATTGAGGAAGTGATGAAGGCCGTATCGATTCCTGTCATGGCAAAGGCGCGTATCGGTCATTACGTAGAGGCGCGCGTCCTTGAGGCGTTAGGTGTTGATTATATTGACGAAAGCGAAGTGTTAACACCAGCGGACGAAGAATTCCATATTGACAAACGTCAGTTTACCGTTCCGTTTGTTTGCGGTTGTCGCGACTTAGGAGAAGCAGCACGCCGCATTGCTGAAGGGGCGTCGATGCTTCGCACAAAAGGGGAGCCGGGTACAGGAAATATTGTTGAGGCAGTGCGCCATATGCGCAAAGTCAATGCGCAAATTCGCAAAGTCGTCAGCATGAGTGAAGATGAGCTTGTGACAGAAGCGAAAAATTTAGGCGCTCCAGTCGAGGTATTGCGTGAAATTAAGCGATTGGGCCGTCTCCCTGTCGTCAACTTTGCCGCAGGCGGTATCGCGACTCCGGCTGATGCGGCATTGATGATGCATTTAGGCGCAGACGGGGTGTTTGTCGGTTCGGGCATTTTTAAATCGGAAAATCCGGAAAAATATGCGCGGGCGATCGTTGAAGCGACAGCCCATTATGAAGACTACGAGTTAATTGCCCATTTATCCAAAGGATTAGGCGGCGCAATGCGCGGTATTGATGTCGCGTCATTATTGCCAGAACAACGTATGCAAGAGCGTGGTTGGTAA